The DNA region ACCCACCGGAGTCTTCACCCGCATCGCCCAGCGACTCCTCGCCCTCACCTCCGGCATCTGGACCAACTGGACCACCGGCGTCACCAGCAAACGATCACTAACCGCCTACGACCACTGACCAAGGAATCAACCATCTAGGGGACACTCGTGCAGCGCCGGGGTCGCGGCGTTGCACACCCCCCATCACCGGTTGCAACGCCGCGACGCCGCCGTGGTGTCTCAGCCCACGGACAGTGCGGCGAACTCCCGCATGCCGTAGACGAAGGACACCTGCGCCGCATAGCCCAACTCGCGGGTGATCCGGTCCGACGACGCCACGATATGCCGCACGTCGCCCAAGCGGTAGTCACCTGTGACGACCGGTCGCGGTCCGCCACACGCGTCGGCCAGTGCATGCGCGAGCTCACCGACCGTGTGCGGCTCGCCGCTCGCGACGTTGTACGCCGTCAGTGCGCTTGCTTCCACAGTGTGGGACGCCGCGTGCAGGTTCGCTGCCGCGACGTCGCGGACGTGCACGAAGTCGCGCAGCTGCCGGCCGTCCTCGAACACCCGTGGGCACTCCCCGCGCCGCAGCGCGGAACGGAAGATGCTCGCGACGCCCGCGTAAGGCGTGTCGCGCGGCATCCGCGGGCCGTACACGTTGTGGTACCGCAGCGCGACCACGCTCCCGCCGGTGCCGCGCGCCCACGCGGCGGCGAGGTGTTCCTGCGCGACCTTCGTGGCGGCGTACACGTTCCGTGGGTCGAGCCGCGCGTCCTCGGTGACCCGCTGCGTGGTGAGCTCGGCGCGGCAGTGTGGGCAGCGCGGCTCGAAGCTGCCCGCGGCCAGGTCGACGTCGGCGCGCGCCGCCGGGCGCACCGGCCCGTCGGTCGCGCAGCGGTACCCACCTTCGCCGTAGACCACCATGCTGGACGCGAGCACCAGCCGCGGCACCTCGTGTCGTGCCATGGCGGCGAGCAGCACGGCGGTGCCTAGGTCGTTGCAGCCGACGTACGCGGGCAGGTCGCCGGCGAGGTCGACGCCCAGGCCGACCATCGCGGCCTGGTGGTTGACCAGGTCGACCCCGGCGAGCGCCCGGTCGACGACCTCGCAGTCCCGTACGTCACCGGCGACGTACTCGGCGATCGTCGGGTCGGGCGGTGGCTGGAGGTCGAGCACGCGCACCTGGTGTCCGGCCGCGGCGTACGCCTCGACCACCTGTGAGCCGATGAACCCGGCGCCGCCGGTGACGAGTACCTGCATGCCCGCGACGTTAGCGGCGCCGGCCGTGCCCGGGCTGCCCCTGCGCGGATCGGTAAGCAGATCGAAAGATCTCGGGTAGATTGCCGGCCGTGGGAGCCACCGTGGACAGCGAGGTCGGGCAGCTGCGTTCGGTCCTGCTGCACCGACCGGGGGACGAGCTGCGCCGCCTCACCCCGCGCAACAACGACAAGCTGCTCTTCGACGGCATCCCGTGGGTCGACCGCGCGCAGCAGGAGCACGACGCGTTCGCCGCCACCCTCACCTCCCGGGGCGTCGAGGTGCTGTACGTCGTCGACCTGTTGCGGGAGACGCTCGCCGCGGCGGAGGCACGCCACGAGGCGATCGCCGCAGCCGTCGCCGACGTACGCTTAGGCGAGGCGCTACGAACCCAGGTGACCGGCTACCTGCACGACCTGCCGCCGGAGCAGCTCGCGGCCGTGTTGGTAGCCGGCCTCGCGCACGACGAGCTGCCCGCAGGCCGCGGGCTGAGCTACGCACTCATGGACACCGGCGACTTCATCGTCGACCCGTTGCCGAACCTGTTGTTCACGCGTGACTCGAGCACGTGGCTGGGCGGTTCGGTGGCGGTGACGTCGCTTGCGATGGCAGCCAGGCGCAGGGAGACCAGCCTCACCAAGACGATCTACCGACACCACCCGAGGTTCGCCGGCACCGAGCTGCTGTACGAGCCGCACCTGGAACCGCTCGAAGGTGGCGACGTGCTGTTGCTCGCGCCCGGCGTGGTCGCTGTCGGCACCGGCGAACGCACCAGCCCCGCAGGCGTGGAGCGGCTCGCCGTGCGCGTCTTCGAACGCGGGCTGGCGCACACGGTGCTCGCCGTGCCGATCGCGCAGGAACGCGCGACCATGCACCTCGACACCGTGTGCACGATGGTCGACGTCGACGCCGTGCTGATGTACCCGAACATCGCCGACGAGCTGGTCGCGTACACGCTGCGGCCGGACGGCGAGGCGCCGAGCGTGCGCGGTCCGCAGCCGTTCGTCGACGCCGCGGCTGAGGCGATGGGGATCGACTCGCTACGGGTCATCGACACCGGGCTCGACCCGGTGACAGCGGAACGCGAACAGTGGGACGACGGCAACAACACGCTGGCGCTGGCACCGCGGCTGTGCGTCGCGTACGAACGGAACGTGGAGACCAACGCGCGCCTGGCCGCCCTCGGCATCGAGGTGATCCCCATCGCCGGCAGTGAGCTGGGCAGCGGCCGCGGCGGCCCGCGATGCATGTCGTGCCCGATCACCCGCGACCCGCTGAATACCTAGTCCTCGACGTAGCGCTCGAGCACGCGTAGCTCCGTGCGGAGCCGGTCGGCTTCCGGGTGCTGCTCCGTCGTCTCGTATGTCGAAATGGCCTGCTGTCGCTCGTCCACCTCGCGGCGCAGGATGTCGCGGATGTCCGTGGGGCTCAGTGCCCGCCGGCTGACGTCGCGGGACAGGCCGACGGTGCCCATCGGGTCGGTGCCGTCCACCTCGACCGCGTCGACCGCCTCGGCGTTCTCGATGGCGGCGAGTGCCGTCCTGATGGTGCTCGCGGCAACCCGGTCGCGCTCCTTCAGCGCGGTCTTCAAGTCGGCACGCAGCCGATCGCGAATGGACATTGGCCCGACCCTAGTCGGGCAGGTCGTCGGTCTCCTGCCGGCGGCAGCTGATGTGCGCCTCCGTGACGAGGAGATCCTCCTGCCGGTAGTGCGCGAAATCGCGGTGTACGGGTATCTCCGCGAGTTCCGCCGCCGGACGGGAGACGTCGTGCTCGTCCACGATCTCCCACGCCAGGTCCTCGAACATCTTCCTGTAGTCGTTGACGCGCAACCGGTTCTGGAAATGCAGCTGATTGTTGTACAGCAATTTCCACCGGCGCTTGCCGTAACGGAGGAAGTTGAAACGGTTAATTGTGTCGTCGAGCTGCGCGTAGTGGTCGGCCATGTCGATCACGTGGCTCATGATGCCGCCGACCGCCGTGATCCGCTCGATCTCGTGCAGCAGCCAGCGCATCGGGCCGGGGGAGATGTGCTCGAGCTTGCTGGTGGACACCACCAGGTCGACGCCGCGGTCGGGGAGCCCGGTGTCGCGCGGGTCCCTGATGTGCACGTCGACGCCGAGCAGTGCGAGCAGCTCGTGCCCCGGGCGGCCCTCAGGCTCCGACAGGGCGAGCTCGAGCCGCTCCCTGCCCACCTGGCTCGGCGGGTCGATCACGCCGTCGCGGATGAGCCGGTCGAACGAGCTCATCACCGCGAGCACGCTCGGCCGGTCGGCCAGTGCCTTGACGTCGTACGTGCGTACACGTTCCGCTCCGCACAGCACCAGGCCGACGCTTGTGACCGGGAACCAGCCGGTGCCGATCTCGACCGCGACGAACCGCTCGTCGTCCGGGTGCCTGGACCTGCCGTGCTTCAGCCAGCCCTGCGCGTGCGCCTGCGTGCGCTCCCACTTGCCGAGCAGGTAGCTGTCGGTCAGGTCGAGCGAGTGCGTGACGTGCTTCTGGAAGACCCGGTTGACGCGTTGCCGTCCGGGCAGCAGGGAAAGCGTTCCCTGCATGGCGGCTTTCGCATACCAAGTCGGCAATCGGGCTCCAGCAAAAGGGGTGTGACCTAACGCCGTGTCTGCCCAAATCTACCTACCCGCTCGGGCCGCCAGCATCCGGACGCCCCTTCCGCCGTCCCGGCGGGCGGTTGCTGTGGACGCCGCACAGGATATGCACAGCACCTGTGGATGAATCACCACGATTTGCTCACTTGGCGTGATCGGCCGGGAGCGAAGCAAAGTCGTAACGTAGATCTTGATCGGAATCGCCGTGCGAAGGGTTGCCGATCGCCTTGTGTTCTTATAGTTTCACTCGCGGCTCGAGCACTGTTGTGTCCCCCGTCGACGGTGCTCGAGCCGCTTCTTTTGTAGTCAATTGATGACTGGCGGGGTCTCCCAGTACGGCAGCCGCACCGTCACCTCCGTGCCGCCGTCCGCCGGGCGCAACGCCGTCACCGCGCCGTGCTGCGCCCTGACCAGCTGGCGGACGATGTAGAGCCCGAGCCCCAGCCCGCCGAACCGGCGCCGGTCGCCGGTGCCGCCCTGGTAGAAGAGATCGAAGACGTGCGGCAGGTCGTCGTCCGCGATGCCGATGCCCTGGTCACGTACGGAGAACCCCACCTGCGTGCCGTCGTCCCACACCCGGATGGCGACGTCGCCCCCGTCGGGAGAGAACTTCACCGCGTTCTCGAGCAGCTCGTTCACCACCTCGGGCAGCGCACGGCGGTCGCAGCGCGCCCGGCGGCACGGTTGCGACACGTCGAAGACCAGGCGGCGGCCGTCGGCCGGCTGTGGAAAGGCGGAGAGGATCTCGCCGAGAGTGGTCGCGAGGTCCACCGGTTCCGTGACGAGCTCGGGTTCCTCGCCGCTCACCGTCACGCCGAGCACCACCTTGTCGACCAGCGACGCGAGCGCGGTGGAACGGTCGGCGACGACCTCGACGGCGGCGCGGCGTCCCGCGTCGGACAGGTCGTCCCAGCGCTGCAGCAGCGTCGAGGAGAAGCCGCGGATGGCGGTCACCGGCGTGCGTAGCTCGTGTGCGGTCGTGCTCAGCAGCACGTCTCTGGCTCGCTCCAGCTCCTTCGCCTGGGACACGTCCCTGAACTCCACGACGACGTCGTCGCTGTCCGGCACCCGCGAGGAGAGGATCTCCACCCACCGTCCGGTTGGTAGACGGTGGTCGAGCACCTGTCCAGGTTCTGAGATGGGGAACGGTGGCGGCTTGCCGGCCGCCTCCTCGCTCGAGCGGCCGGTCAGCCGTTCCGCCGCGCTGTTCCACTGCAGCACCCGGCCGGCACCGTCGAGGACGGCGAGCCCGTCGGTCGTGGCGTCGATGATCACGTGCTGGTGCTTGCGGTCGCGGATCATCTCGGCGGAGGAGTCGGCGTTGCTGAGCGCGATGCCGGCGTGCTGGGCGAGCAGCATCAGCACGTCGATCTCCGCCGGCTCAGGCGTGCGTTTGCTGTCGCCGAAGACGACGGCAAGCGCGCCATGCGTGGTGGCGGACGTGCGTGCCGCGACGGCCATCGCGGAACCCGCGCCCGGCAGCGCCGTACGGACGATGTCGATCATGACGGGGCTGACGTTGTCGACGGGGAACGCGCACCAGTCGCTGTTGTCCCTGACGAGCTGGGTGACCCAGTCGTCCTCGAGCGCGACCTGTGCGCCCCAGTTGGCGTCCGGCGCGCCACCGACCACGACCGGCCGCCAGTACGCGCCGTCGAGCCGGAGGAACACACCGAGGTCGGCGTCGAGCAGGTCGGCAGCGGAGGCGCAGATCTTCGTGAGCACGGTGTCGAGGTCGAGTCCGGCGCCGATGCTGGCGACCACTTCGTGCAGGCTCTCCACGAGCCGTAGCCGCCCGGTGGCCGCGTGCCGTGGATGACGGACACGATGGGCGGCTGCGTTGCTCGTCGCGGACATCCGCGCACCTCCGAACTCCTCGGCCGCGAGTTGGGGGTACCCACGGCCGGATCGGGGAGGTCGACCGTTGCCTGCCGGCTCCTCGTGACGGGAGGACGCCGGCCCTCACCCCTACTTAAGCATCATCGGCAAGAACACCACTGGCGTATCTTTACCTGCGACGCCCGGTG from Streptosporangiales bacterium includes:
- a CDS encoding IS982 family transposase, with the translated sequence PTGVFTRIAQRLLALTSGIWTNWTTGVTSKRSLTAYDH
- a CDS encoding NAD-dependent epimerase/dehydratase family protein, whose protein sequence is MQVLVTGGAGFIGSQVVEAYAAAGHQVRVLDLQPPPDPTIAEYVAGDVRDCEVVDRALAGVDLVNHQAAMVGLGVDLAGDLPAYVGCNDLGTAVLLAAMARHEVPRLVLASSMVVYGEGGYRCATDGPVRPAARADVDLAAGSFEPRCPHCRAELTTQRVTEDARLDPRNVYAATKVAQEHLAAAWARGTGGSVVALRYHNVYGPRMPRDTPYAGVASIFRSALRRGECPRVFEDGRQLRDFVHVRDVAAANLHAASHTVEASALTAYNVASGEPHTVGELAHALADACGGPRPVVTGDYRLGDVRHIVASSDRITRELGYAAQVSFVYGMREFAALSVG
- a CDS encoding PAS domain-containing protein codes for the protein MSATSNAAAHRVRHPRHAATGRLRLVESLHEVVASIGAGLDLDTVLTKICASAADLLDADLGVFLRLDGAYWRPVVVGGAPDANWGAQVALEDDWVTQLVRDNSDWCAFPVDNVSPVMIDIVRTALPGAGSAMAVAARTSATTHGALAVVFGDSKRTPEPAEIDVLMLLAQHAGIALSNADSSAEMIRDRKHQHVIIDATTDGLAVLDGAGRVLQWNSAAERLTGRSSEEAAGKPPPFPISEPGQVLDHRLPTGRWVEILSSRVPDSDDVVVEFRDVSQAKELERARDVLLSTTAHELRTPVTAIRGFSSTLLQRWDDLSDAGRRAAVEVVADRSTALASLVDKVVLGVTVSGEEPELVTEPVDLATTLGEILSAFPQPADGRRLVFDVSQPCRRARCDRRALPEVVNELLENAVKFSPDGGDVAIRVWDDGTQVGFSVRDQGIGIADDDLPHVFDLFYQGGTGDRRRFGGLGLGLYIVRQLVRAQHGAVTALRPADGGTEVTVRLPYWETPPVIN
- a CDS encoding arginine deiminase, giving the protein MGATVDSEVGQLRSVLLHRPGDELRRLTPRNNDKLLFDGIPWVDRAQQEHDAFAATLTSRGVEVLYVVDLLRETLAAAEARHEAIAAAVADVRLGEALRTQVTGYLHDLPPEQLAAVLVAGLAHDELPAGRGLSYALMDTGDFIVDPLPNLLFTRDSSTWLGGSVAVTSLAMAARRRETSLTKTIYRHHPRFAGTELLYEPHLEPLEGGDVLLLAPGVVAVGTGERTSPAGVERLAVRVFERGLAHTVLAVPIAQERATMHLDTVCTMVDVDAVLMYPNIADELVAYTLRPDGEAPSVRGPQPFVDAAAEAMGIDSLRVIDTGLDPVTAEREQWDDGNNTLALAPRLCVAYERNVETNARLAALGIEVIPIAGSELGSGRGGPRCMSCPITRDPLNT